From Gopherus flavomarginatus isolate rGopFla2 chromosome 7, rGopFla2.mat.asm, whole genome shotgun sequence, the proteins below share one genomic window:
- the ZBTB37 gene encoding zinc finger and BTB domain-containing protein 37 isoform X1 — translation MGEPQRSACRHEDGQLGCTPTTGAAMEKSGNIQLEIPDFSNSVLSHLNQLRMQGRLCDIVVNVQGQAFRAHKVVLAASSPYFRDHMSLNEMSTVSISVIKNPTVFEQLLSFCYTGRICLQLADIISYLTAASFLQMQHIIDKCTQILEGIHFKINVAEVEAEPSQTRTKHQERPPESHRVTPNLNRSLSPRHNTPKGSRLGQVSTVLDIRELSPPEESTSPQIIEQSSDVESREPILRINRAGQWYVETGVADRGGRNDDDVRVLGGVRIKTENLEEWLGTENQPSGEDGSSAEEVTTMVIDTTGHGSMGQETYTLGSSGAKVVRPTSSEIDRFSPSGSMVTVTERYRSKSESPGRMDEPKQPNSQVEESAMIGVSGYVEYLREQEVSERWFRYNPRLTCIYCAKSFNQKGSLDRHMRLHMGITPFVCRMCGKKYTRKDQLEYHIRKHTGNKPFHCHVCGKSFPFQAILNQHFRKNHPGCVPLEGPHSISPETTVTSRGQAEEESPPQEEAVVAGETAQGSVSTTGPD, via the exons atgggggagccgcaGCGGTCGGCTTGCcgccatgaggacggccag CTGGGTTGTACACCTACAACTGGGGCAGCCATGGAGAAAAGTGGAAACATTCAGCTGGAGATCCCTGACTTCAGCAACTCTGTCCTGAGCCACCTCAATCAGCTGCGCATGCAGGGCCGCCTGTGTGACATAGTGGTCAACGTGCAAGGACAGGCTTTCCGTGCTCACAAAGTGGTGCTGGCTGCTAGTTCGCCCTACTTCCGTGACCATATGTCATTGAATGAGATGAGCACGGTCTCCATTTCAGTCATCAAGAACCCCACTGTTTTTGAGCAGCTCCTTTCCTTTTGTTATACCGGGCGGATATGCCTGCAGTTGGCTGACATCATCAGTTACCTAACGGCAGCCAGCTTCCTGCAGATGCAGCACATTATAGACAAATGCACGCAGATCCTTGAGGGAATTCACTTCAAAATTAACGTGGCAGAGGTTGAAGCTGAACCGAGCCAGACTAGAACAAAGCATCAGGAGAGACCCCCAGAGTCTCACCGGGTTACCCCAAATCTAAACCGCTCTCTGAGCCCACGCCACAATACTCCGAAAGGGAGTCGTCTAGGCCAGGTCAGCACTGTGCTGGACATTCGGGAGCTGAGCCCCCCTGAGGAGTCCACCAGCCCTCAGATAATTGAGCAGAGTTCAGATGTGGAGAGCAGGGAGCCCATACTGCGGATTAACAGAGCAGGACAGTGGTATGTTGAGACAGGAGTGGCAGACCGTGGGGGACGGAATGACGATGATGTTAGGGTGCTTGGAGGAGTGCGCATTAAAACGGAGAACCTGGAGGAGTGGCTGGGAACGGAGAATCAGCCATCGGGAGAAGATGGGAGCAGCGCTGAGGAGGTCACGACCATGGTAATTGACACAACAGGCCACGGATCGATGGGCCAGGAGACTTACACATTAGGGTCATCAGGAGCCAAAGTGGTTAGGCCAACCAGCAGTGAGATTGACAG ATTTAGCCCTTCGGGCAGCATGGTTACTGTAACTGAGCGGTACAGATCGAAAAGTGAGTCTCCCGGGCGGATGGATGAGCCTAAGCAGCCCAATTCCCAG GTAGAGGAGTCCGCCATGATTGGAGTGAGCGGTTATGTTGAGTATCTCCGTGAACAGGAAGTGTCTGAGCGGTGGTTCCGGTACAACCCGCGGCTCACCTGCATTTACTGTGCCAAATCCTTCAACCAGAAAGGCAGTCTAGACCGGCACATGCGTCTCCACATGGGCATCACGCCCTTCGTCTGCCGCATGTGTGGTAAAAAGTACACCCGCAAGGATCAGCTGGAGTACCACATCCGCAAGCACACAGGCAACAAGCCCTTTCATTGCCACGTTTGCGGCAAGAGCTTCCCCTTCCAGGCCATCCTCAACCAACACTTTCGCAAAAACCACCCTGGCTGTGTGCCTCTGGAGGGGCCGCACAGCATTTCCCCCGAGACCACCGTCACCTCCAGGGGGCAGGCCGAGGAAGAGTCTCCCCCGCAGGAGGAAGCTGTTGTGGCAGGGGAGACGGCACAGGGATCTGTGTCCACCACCGGGCCAGATTGA
- the ZBTB37 gene encoding zinc finger and BTB domain-containing protein 37 isoform X3, with translation MGEPQRSACRHEDGQLGCTPTTGAAMEKSGNIQLEIPDFSNSVLSHLNQLRMQGRLCDIVVNVQGQAFRAHKVVLAASSPYFRDHMSLNEMSTVSISVIKNPTVFEQLLSFCYTGRICLQLADIISYLTAASFLQMQHIIDKCTQILEGIHFKINVAEVEAEPSQTRTKHQERPPESHRVTPNLNRSLSPRHNTPKGSRLGQVSTVLDIRELSPPEESTSPQIIEQSSDVESREPILRINRAGQWYVETGVADRGGRNDDDVRVLGGVRIKTENLEEWLGTENQPSGEDGSSAEEVTTMVIDTTGHGSMGQETYTLGSSGAKVVRPTSSEIDRFSPSGSMVTVTERYRSKSESPGRMDEPKQPNSQIPRNKLGPTAVPFIWCLLSDDLLVLRPKAPLS, from the exons atgggggagccgcaGCGGTCGGCTTGCcgccatgaggacggccag CTGGGTTGTACACCTACAACTGGGGCAGCCATGGAGAAAAGTGGAAACATTCAGCTGGAGATCCCTGACTTCAGCAACTCTGTCCTGAGCCACCTCAATCAGCTGCGCATGCAGGGCCGCCTGTGTGACATAGTGGTCAACGTGCAAGGACAGGCTTTCCGTGCTCACAAAGTGGTGCTGGCTGCTAGTTCGCCCTACTTCCGTGACCATATGTCATTGAATGAGATGAGCACGGTCTCCATTTCAGTCATCAAGAACCCCACTGTTTTTGAGCAGCTCCTTTCCTTTTGTTATACCGGGCGGATATGCCTGCAGTTGGCTGACATCATCAGTTACCTAACGGCAGCCAGCTTCCTGCAGATGCAGCACATTATAGACAAATGCACGCAGATCCTTGAGGGAATTCACTTCAAAATTAACGTGGCAGAGGTTGAAGCTGAACCGAGCCAGACTAGAACAAAGCATCAGGAGAGACCCCCAGAGTCTCACCGGGTTACCCCAAATCTAAACCGCTCTCTGAGCCCACGCCACAATACTCCGAAAGGGAGTCGTCTAGGCCAGGTCAGCACTGTGCTGGACATTCGGGAGCTGAGCCCCCCTGAGGAGTCCACCAGCCCTCAGATAATTGAGCAGAGTTCAGATGTGGAGAGCAGGGAGCCCATACTGCGGATTAACAGAGCAGGACAGTGGTATGTTGAGACAGGAGTGGCAGACCGTGGGGGACGGAATGACGATGATGTTAGGGTGCTTGGAGGAGTGCGCATTAAAACGGAGAACCTGGAGGAGTGGCTGGGAACGGAGAATCAGCCATCGGGAGAAGATGGGAGCAGCGCTGAGGAGGTCACGACCATGGTAATTGACACAACAGGCCACGGATCGATGGGCCAGGAGACTTACACATTAGGGTCATCAGGAGCCAAAGTGGTTAGGCCAACCAGCAGTGAGATTGACAG ATTTAGCCCTTCGGGCAGCATGGTTACTGTAACTGAGCGGTACAGATCGAAAAGTGAGTCTCCCGGGCGGATGGATGAGCCTAAGCAGCCCAATTCCCAG ATCCCACGGAACAAGTTAGGACCTACAGCAGTGCCTTTTATCTGGTGCCTTTTATCTGATGATCTGTTAGTCCTCAGACCAAAAGCCCCACTGAGCTAA
- the ZBTB37 gene encoding zinc finger and BTB domain-containing protein 37 isoform X4 → MGEPQRSACRHEDGQLGCTPTTGAAMEKSGNIQLEIPDFSNSVLSHLNQLRMQGRLCDIVVNVQGQAFRAHKVVLAASSPYFRDHMSLNEMSTVSISVIKNPTVFEQLLSFCYTGRICLQLADIISYLTAASFLQMQHIIDKCTQILEGIHFKINVAEVEAEPSQTRTKHQERPPESHRVTPNLNRSLSPRHNTPKGSRLGQVSTVLDIRELSPPEESTSPQIIEQSSDVESREPILRINRAGQWYVETGVADRGGRNDDDVRVLGGVRIKTENLEEWLGTENQPSGEDGSSAEEVTTMVIDTTGHGSMGQETYTLGSSGAKVVRPTSSEIDR, encoded by the exons atgggggagccgcaGCGGTCGGCTTGCcgccatgaggacggccag CTGGGTTGTACACCTACAACTGGGGCAGCCATGGAGAAAAGTGGAAACATTCAGCTGGAGATCCCTGACTTCAGCAACTCTGTCCTGAGCCACCTCAATCAGCTGCGCATGCAGGGCCGCCTGTGTGACATAGTGGTCAACGTGCAAGGACAGGCTTTCCGTGCTCACAAAGTGGTGCTGGCTGCTAGTTCGCCCTACTTCCGTGACCATATGTCATTGAATGAGATGAGCACGGTCTCCATTTCAGTCATCAAGAACCCCACTGTTTTTGAGCAGCTCCTTTCCTTTTGTTATACCGGGCGGATATGCCTGCAGTTGGCTGACATCATCAGTTACCTAACGGCAGCCAGCTTCCTGCAGATGCAGCACATTATAGACAAATGCACGCAGATCCTTGAGGGAATTCACTTCAAAATTAACGTGGCAGAGGTTGAAGCTGAACCGAGCCAGACTAGAACAAAGCATCAGGAGAGACCCCCAGAGTCTCACCGGGTTACCCCAAATCTAAACCGCTCTCTGAGCCCACGCCACAATACTCCGAAAGGGAGTCGTCTAGGCCAGGTCAGCACTGTGCTGGACATTCGGGAGCTGAGCCCCCCTGAGGAGTCCACCAGCCCTCAGATAATTGAGCAGAGTTCAGATGTGGAGAGCAGGGAGCCCATACTGCGGATTAACAGAGCAGGACAGTGGTATGTTGAGACAGGAGTGGCAGACCGTGGGGGACGGAATGACGATGATGTTAGGGTGCTTGGAGGAGTGCGCATTAAAACGGAGAACCTGGAGGAGTGGCTGGGAACGGAGAATCAGCCATCGGGAGAAGATGGGAGCAGCGCTGAGGAGGTCACGACCATGGTAATTGACACAACAGGCCACGGATCGATGGGCCAGGAGACTTACACATTAGGGTCATCAGGAGCCAAAGTGGTTAGGCCAACCAGCAGTGAGATTGACAGGTGA
- the ZBTB37 gene encoding zinc finger and BTB domain-containing protein 37 isoform X2 produces the protein MEKSGNIQLEIPDFSNSVLSHLNQLRMQGRLCDIVVNVQGQAFRAHKVVLAASSPYFRDHMSLNEMSTVSISVIKNPTVFEQLLSFCYTGRICLQLADIISYLTAASFLQMQHIIDKCTQILEGIHFKINVAEVEAEPSQTRTKHQERPPESHRVTPNLNRSLSPRHNTPKGSRLGQVSTVLDIRELSPPEESTSPQIIEQSSDVESREPILRINRAGQWYVETGVADRGGRNDDDVRVLGGVRIKTENLEEWLGTENQPSGEDGSSAEEVTTMVIDTTGHGSMGQETYTLGSSGAKVVRPTSSEIDRFSPSGSMVTVTERYRSKSESPGRMDEPKQPNSQVEESAMIGVSGYVEYLREQEVSERWFRYNPRLTCIYCAKSFNQKGSLDRHMRLHMGITPFVCRMCGKKYTRKDQLEYHIRKHTGNKPFHCHVCGKSFPFQAILNQHFRKNHPGCVPLEGPHSISPETTVTSRGQAEEESPPQEEAVVAGETAQGSVSTTGPD, from the exons ATGGAGAAAAGTGGAAACATTCAGCTGGAGATCCCTGACTTCAGCAACTCTGTCCTGAGCCACCTCAATCAGCTGCGCATGCAGGGCCGCCTGTGTGACATAGTGGTCAACGTGCAAGGACAGGCTTTCCGTGCTCACAAAGTGGTGCTGGCTGCTAGTTCGCCCTACTTCCGTGACCATATGTCATTGAATGAGATGAGCACGGTCTCCATTTCAGTCATCAAGAACCCCACTGTTTTTGAGCAGCTCCTTTCCTTTTGTTATACCGGGCGGATATGCCTGCAGTTGGCTGACATCATCAGTTACCTAACGGCAGCCAGCTTCCTGCAGATGCAGCACATTATAGACAAATGCACGCAGATCCTTGAGGGAATTCACTTCAAAATTAACGTGGCAGAGGTTGAAGCTGAACCGAGCCAGACTAGAACAAAGCATCAGGAGAGACCCCCAGAGTCTCACCGGGTTACCCCAAATCTAAACCGCTCTCTGAGCCCACGCCACAATACTCCGAAAGGGAGTCGTCTAGGCCAGGTCAGCACTGTGCTGGACATTCGGGAGCTGAGCCCCCCTGAGGAGTCCACCAGCCCTCAGATAATTGAGCAGAGTTCAGATGTGGAGAGCAGGGAGCCCATACTGCGGATTAACAGAGCAGGACAGTGGTATGTTGAGACAGGAGTGGCAGACCGTGGGGGACGGAATGACGATGATGTTAGGGTGCTTGGAGGAGTGCGCATTAAAACGGAGAACCTGGAGGAGTGGCTGGGAACGGAGAATCAGCCATCGGGAGAAGATGGGAGCAGCGCTGAGGAGGTCACGACCATGGTAATTGACACAACAGGCCACGGATCGATGGGCCAGGAGACTTACACATTAGGGTCATCAGGAGCCAAAGTGGTTAGGCCAACCAGCAGTGAGATTGACAG ATTTAGCCCTTCGGGCAGCATGGTTACTGTAACTGAGCGGTACAGATCGAAAAGTGAGTCTCCCGGGCGGATGGATGAGCCTAAGCAGCCCAATTCCCAG GTAGAGGAGTCCGCCATGATTGGAGTGAGCGGTTATGTTGAGTATCTCCGTGAACAGGAAGTGTCTGAGCGGTGGTTCCGGTACAACCCGCGGCTCACCTGCATTTACTGTGCCAAATCCTTCAACCAGAAAGGCAGTCTAGACCGGCACATGCGTCTCCACATGGGCATCACGCCCTTCGTCTGCCGCATGTGTGGTAAAAAGTACACCCGCAAGGATCAGCTGGAGTACCACATCCGCAAGCACACAGGCAACAAGCCCTTTCATTGCCACGTTTGCGGCAAGAGCTTCCCCTTCCAGGCCATCCTCAACCAACACTTTCGCAAAAACCACCCTGGCTGTGTGCCTCTGGAGGGGCCGCACAGCATTTCCCCCGAGACCACCGTCACCTCCAGGGGGCAGGCCGAGGAAGAGTCTCCCCCGCAGGAGGAAGCTGTTGTGGCAGGGGAGACGGCACAGGGATCTGTGTCCACCACCGGGCCAGATTGA